From Nitrospirota bacterium, a single genomic window includes:
- a CDS encoding site-2 protease family protein: MSFDQRHDEQPIRNGELPIIVEGPPEELGDFPEEDEFEETPFSKWTLPICLFVATVFTTLWAGAYQAYNGPISGPVDFLLEHPELLGRGIPFAATLLLILMTHECGHYVLSRIHRVPASLPLFIPGPPYFIGTFGAIIRLRGPILNRRALFDIGVAGPLAGFVVAVVALVIGLNLSTVVDRTATVGLQLGEPLLLQFISWLVVGSLPLQADIVLHPIGFAAWFGLFVTSLNLIPIGQLDGGHVAYALWGSRQRTLAFAMVPLLIVLGLAGWHGWLLWAFMAGLWGFGHPPVCDPHVPLGRGRVLVGWIALAVFVLTFAPVPFSFH; the protein is encoded by the coding sequence ATGAGTTTCGATCAACGCCACGACGAGCAGCCAATCCGCAACGGAGAACTGCCGATTATTGTGGAGGGACCGCCCGAGGAGCTGGGCGATTTTCCGGAAGAGGACGAGTTCGAGGAGACGCCCTTTTCGAAATGGACCCTCCCTATCTGCCTCTTTGTGGCGACGGTCTTCACCACCCTGTGGGCCGGGGCCTATCAGGCCTACAACGGACCGATCAGCGGACCGGTGGACTTTTTGCTGGAGCATCCCGAGCTGCTCGGTCGCGGGATTCCCTTCGCCGCCACGCTGCTGCTGATTTTAATGACCCATGAGTGCGGGCATTATGTGCTCTCCCGCATCCATCGCGTGCCGGCCTCTCTCCCCCTGTTCATCCCAGGTCCTCCCTATTTCATCGGCACGTTCGGCGCGATCATTCGGCTGCGAGGACCAATCTTGAACCGGCGCGCCCTCTTCGATATCGGCGTGGCCGGTCCGCTGGCAGGGTTTGTCGTGGCGGTGGTGGCGCTGGTCATAGGGCTGAATCTCTCGACGGTCGTCGATCGGACCGCGACTGTTGGATTGCAGTTGGGCGAACCTCTGCTGTTACAGTTCATCTCCTGGCTGGTCGTCGGTTCCCTTCCGCTTCAAGCAGACATCGTCTTACATCCTATTGGGTTCGCCGCCTGGTTCGGCCTGTTTGTGACGTCGCTGAATCTCATTCCCATCGGCCAACTCGACGGAGGCCATGTGGCCTATGCCCTGTGGGGCTCACGCCAACGGACGTTGGCCTTTGCCATGGTGCCGCTGTTGATTGTGCTGGGACTCGCGGGCTGGCATGGCTGGCTCCTCTGGGCCTTCATGGCGGGACTCTGGGGCTTCGGACATCCGCCTGTGTGCGACCCCCATGTGCCGCTGGGCCGGGGGCGGGTTTTGGTTGGATGGATTGCGCTGGCGGTGTTTGTTCTTACGTTTGCGCCTGTCCCCTTCTCCTTCCACTAG
- a CDS encoding zinc ribbon domain-containing protein, translating into MASTTIPTILCPKCQAERLDSATECLRCGIIFAKYRPLAPLQPMHRDRSRWMAFAKEWLVDADQSADSMTFAVRAVLFLLLLWWGKTFIFTPLEINYTGESFFHLINLPFHEAGHLLFMPLGRFMMILGGSLSQVLMPLVCLATFLVKTRDPFGASVALWWTAESLMDLAPYINDARALDLMLLGGVTGKETDGHDWNNILTMMGWLEYDHRLAHLTYNIGIVLMLASFAWGGLLLWKQYCRLSP; encoded by the coding sequence ATGGCATCCACCACCATTCCCACGATCCTTTGCCCCAAGTGTCAGGCCGAGCGGTTGGACAGTGCGACCGAGTGCCTGAGGTGCGGGATCATCTTTGCGAAGTATCGGCCGCTTGCTCCGCTGCAGCCGATGCATCGGGATCGTTCTCGTTGGATGGCCTTTGCCAAAGAGTGGTTGGTGGATGCGGATCAGTCTGCCGATTCGATGACCTTCGCCGTCCGGGCTGTCCTGTTTTTACTGCTGCTCTGGTGGGGCAAAACGTTCATCTTCACGCCGCTTGAAATCAATTACACGGGGGAATCATTTTTTCACCTGATCAATCTGCCGTTTCACGAGGCGGGCCATCTTCTCTTTATGCCGTTGGGACGATTCATGATGATTCTGGGCGGGAGCCTTAGTCAGGTCCTGATGCCGCTCGTCTGTCTGGCGACCTTTCTCGTGAAGACACGCGATCCCTTCGGCGCGTCTGTGGCCCTCTGGTGGACGGCGGAAAGTCTCATGGATCTCGCCCCCTATATCAACGATGCGAGGGCGCTGGATTTGATGCTGCTGGGCGGAGTGACAGGAAAAGAAACGGACGGGCACGATTGGAACAATATTCTGACCATGATGGGATGGCTGGAGTATGACCATCGCCTGGCCCACCTCACCTACAATATTGGTATTGTCCTGATGCTGGCTTCGTTCGCCTGGGGTGGACTGTTGCTCTGGAAGCAATATTGCCGGCTCTCGCCGTAA
- a CDS encoding M20/M25/M40 family metallo-hydrolase — MSVNERRLGTYVTEIRRRYEDLLGQMVEIPSISMDPAKAPDMRSMADVARQVLTDLGAEAQIVETGGAPIVSGGWMTGAQHPTVTIYNHMDVQPAQEPEWKQAPFAFKNENGLYHGRGATDDKGPALSALFGARYALEQGVPINIRFLWELEEEIGSPNFAAGLKSRAAIPRPDSVVVSDTIWLAKGKPAMPYGLRGLLGARLTLRTGTKDAHSGVTGGAARNPLAELMEMAHACVDAKSGKVKIPGFYHDVIEPTKAEIKSFLASGFQVKSFKQAYGFQTLRTNDPAEIMRRIWAAPTFEVHGLTGGYHGPGVKTVVPGHGELKVSMRLVPNQTPEKAFALLKKYVAKINPDVKVEKEGMLHPFKGSFDGPYVDCVKRAAKAGFGKEPAFIREGGSIGAVVTMQKAWKVPILFMGLSLPEHGYHAPNEYFDWGQASSGMKAFAHYFEELAKMGKG, encoded by the coding sequence ATGAGCGTGAACGAACGAAGACTCGGTACTTACGTAACAGAGATTCGTCGGCGGTATGAAGATCTGCTGGGTCAGATGGTGGAGATTCCTTCAATTAGCATGGATCCGGCCAAGGCTCCGGATATGAGGAGCATGGCGGATGTCGCGCGGCAGGTCCTCACGGACTTGGGGGCCGAAGCCCAGATCGTGGAGACCGGCGGCGCGCCGATCGTGTCCGGTGGCTGGATGACTGGAGCCCAGCATCCGACGGTCACCATCTATAACCACATGGACGTGCAGCCGGCGCAGGAGCCTGAATGGAAGCAGGCGCCCTTTGCCTTCAAGAACGAGAACGGGCTCTACCACGGCCGTGGCGCGACGGACGACAAGGGGCCGGCGCTGTCGGCTCTGTTCGGCGCTCGGTACGCGCTTGAGCAGGGAGTGCCGATCAACATCCGGTTTCTCTGGGAGTTAGAAGAGGAAATCGGCAGTCCGAATTTTGCGGCCGGATTGAAGAGCCGGGCGGCGATTCCTCGACCGGACTCAGTCGTGGTGTCGGACACGATCTGGCTCGCCAAAGGCAAGCCAGCCATGCCCTATGGACTGCGGGGTCTGCTAGGCGCGAGGCTCACGCTACGCACGGGAACAAAAGACGCCCATTCCGGCGTGACCGGAGGCGCCGCGCGGAATCCACTGGCGGAGCTGATGGAAATGGCGCATGCCTGTGTCGATGCCAAGAGTGGCAAGGTAAAGATCCCCGGTTTCTATCACGATGTGATTGAGCCGACCAAAGCGGAGATTAAGAGTTTCCTCGCGTCAGGTTTTCAAGTGAAGAGCTTCAAGCAGGCCTATGGATTTCAGACGTTGCGCACCAACGATCCCGCCGAGATCATGCGCCGGATCTGGGCCGCACCGACATTCGAGGTGCATGGTTTGACCGGCGGCTATCACGGGCCTGGCGTGAAGACAGTCGTGCCGGGCCATGGTGAACTCAAAGTCAGTATGCGATTGGTGCCGAATCAAACTCCTGAGAAGGCCTTTGCCTTGCTCAAGAAATATGTGGCCAAGATCAATCCGGATGTAAAGGTGGAGAAGGAGGGCATGTTGCACCCCTTCAAGGGCAGTTTCGACGGGCCCTATGTCGATTGTGTGAAGCGGGCGGCAAAGGCGGGCTTTGGAAAAGAACCGGCTTTCATCCGCGAGGGAGGTTCGATCGGCGCAGTGGTCACGATGCAGAAGGCCTGGAAGGTGCCGATCCTGTTTATGGGCTTGAGTCTGCCGGAGCATGGGTACCATGCTCCCAACGAATACTTCGACTGGGGCCAGGCCTCCAGCGGGATGAAGGCCTTCGCGCATTACTTTGAGGAATTGGCGAAGATGGGGAAGGGGTAG
- a CDS encoding restriction endonuclease produces MAVPDFQSFFKPLLDLAADGKEHSIQEAREVIAKVMALPEADLKELLPSGLQTKFENRVAWAKSFLIQAKVLESPRRSMFRVTQRGMDLHKVGHKRIDVRILNQYPEFLEFHKAKSTKGEEPDPEPAKETPEETLQKSYDSIRGDLAGQIVQRIASNTPQFFERLVVDLMVAMGYGGSRADAGRSIGGSGDEGIDGIIKEDRLGLDLVYLQAKRWEGTVGRPEVQKFVGALHGKRAKKGVFITTSRFSDDAKNYVETIDPKVILIDGRMLAELMIDYGLGTTTTATFDVKRIDSDYFTED; encoded by the coding sequence ATGGCTGTTCCAGATTTTCAAAGCTTCTTCAAGCCTTTGCTTGATCTTGCCGCAGACGGGAAGGAACACTCAATCCAGGAAGCTCGTGAGGTGATCGCCAAAGTTATGGCGTTGCCAGAAGCAGACTTGAAAGAACTTCTTCCAAGCGGGCTTCAGACGAAGTTTGAAAATCGAGTCGCCTGGGCGAAGAGTTTTTTGATCCAAGCAAAAGTCTTGGAGTCTCCACGGCGCAGTATGTTTCGCGTTACTCAACGAGGCATGGACCTTCACAAGGTAGGTCACAAGCGAATAGACGTTAGAATCCTCAATCAGTACCCTGAGTTTCTTGAGTTCCATAAAGCAAAATCAACCAAGGGTGAAGAGCCAGATCCAGAGCCCGCGAAGGAGACGCCAGAGGAAACGCTTCAGAAATCTTATGACAGCATTAGAGGCGATCTTGCTGGTCAGATCGTTCAGCGCATTGCGAGCAATACGCCCCAGTTCTTTGAACGGCTTGTCGTGGATCTGATGGTTGCAATGGGGTATGGAGGGTCGCGCGCTGATGCAGGGAGATCTATTGGTGGCTCAGGGGATGAAGGAATCGACGGCATTATCAAAGAAGATCGCCTCGGGCTCGATCTGGTGTATCTTCAAGCGAAGCGTTGGGAAGGGACTGTTGGACGACCTGAAGTCCAAAAATTTGTCGGGGCACTTCATGGCAAACGAGCAAAGAAAGGTGTGTTCATAACCACGAGCAGGTTCTCCGATGACGCCAAAAATTATGTTGAGACCATCGACCCCAAGGTCATTCTGATTGATGGACGGATGCTTGCTGAATTGATGATCGATTACGGATTGGGGACGACCACGACAGCAACTTTCGATGTAAAGCGGATCGACTCAGATTATTTCACTGAAGATTAA
- a CDS encoding zf-HC2 domain-containing protein produces MTKKKAATPKKKQATPSSPRHKPGQGHCLKLLRQLSAYIDNELPSDICREIRSHLGACPNCEVFILSLRQTVILCRHRPVPPLKSTDRIALRRAILKKATAK; encoded by the coding sequence ATGACCAAGAAAAAGGCCGCGACGCCAAAAAAGAAACAGGCCACGCCATCCTCTCCCCGCCATAAGCCAGGGCAAGGCCATTGCCTGAAGCTTCTCCGGCAACTCTCTGCCTATATCGACAACGAACTCCCCTCCGACATTTGCCGGGAAATACGCAGCCATCTCGGCGCCTGTCCGAATTGCGAGGTCTTCATCCTCTCCCTCCGGCAAACCGTCATCCTCTGCCGACACCGCCCGGTCCCCCCCTTGAAGTCGACCGACCGGATTGCCCTGCGCCGCGCCATCCTCAAGAAGGCCACCGCCAAGTGA
- a CDS encoding pitrilysin family protein yields MTNVKGETFNVKRRCLILVAMVMALTVPVLSACAGNLALGDPRQMTFKPVEFTPPEPDRVVLENGMVVYLLEDHELPLISITATMKTGGWLDPADKVGLASLTGSLMRTGGGGGLSAERVDEELEQFAGDVGISIGRQSGSASLDVLSKDLKRGLQIFAGLIRTPAFESARVELAKLQSIEGIRRRQDNPSSIVSREFVKLLYGAEHPTARESSVESITRITREDLIAFHRKTIHPNGMMLGVTGDFDKSAMVALLRETFGDWKPGEVLALTIADAPQNQTGKPVVRFVNKDTSQTHLRVGHLSIKESDPDYVSLAIANDILGGSSFRSRLFNDVRTKRGLAYSVGSRLNTGVHDQGVWLMRAETKLPSTQEVIARFIANMERMRTELVTDSELAEAKEAYVNSFVFSFASSSAIVGRLVELEYDGLPHDFLQQLRTRVVALTKEEILAAAKKHFNPERLTIVAVGAGEALPKLLGGFGEVQEVKVAP; encoded by the coding sequence ATGACAAACGTGAAAGGTGAAACGTTCAACGTGAAACGGAGATGCTTGATTCTGGTCGCGATGGTCATGGCCCTCACGGTTCCGGTGCTGAGTGCTTGTGCCGGAAACCTGGCGTTGGGCGATCCCAGACAAATGACCTTCAAGCCGGTTGAGTTTACTCCGCCTGAACCGGATCGTGTGGTGCTTGAGAACGGGATGGTTGTCTATCTTCTGGAGGACCATGAGCTGCCTTTGATCAGCATTACCGCGACCATGAAAACGGGAGGCTGGCTCGATCCTGCCGATAAGGTCGGCCTGGCGTCGTTGACCGGTTCCCTCATGAGGACCGGCGGAGGAGGCGGTTTGTCGGCGGAGCGAGTGGATGAAGAACTCGAACAGTTCGCCGGGGATGTCGGCATTTCGATCGGCCGCCAATCTGGTTCCGCCTCGCTCGATGTCCTTAGTAAAGATCTGAAGCGGGGGCTTCAGATTTTTGCGGGACTGATCCGGACGCCGGCGTTTGAGTCAGCGCGGGTTGAATTGGCCAAGCTTCAGTCCATCGAAGGAATTCGCCGCAGGCAGGATAATCCCAGTTCAATCGTCAGCCGTGAGTTCGTGAAGCTCCTCTATGGAGCGGAGCACCCGACGGCGCGTGAAAGCAGCGTCGAGTCCATCACCCGCATTACCAGAGAGGATCTGATCGCCTTCCATCGGAAGACCATCCATCCGAACGGTATGATGTTGGGAGTGACGGGAGACTTCGACAAGTCCGCGATGGTGGCCCTCTTGCGCGAAACATTCGGCGATTGGAAGCCGGGCGAGGTTCTGGCCTTGACGATTGCCGATGCGCCCCAGAATCAGACGGGGAAGCCAGTTGTCCGGTTCGTGAACAAGGATACCTCGCAAACGCATCTCCGCGTCGGGCATCTGTCGATCAAGGAAAGCGATCCGGACTATGTGTCCCTTGCGATTGCAAACGATATCCTGGGGGGCAGCTCCTTTCGCAGCCGCCTCTTCAACGATGTGCGGACCAAGCGGGGCCTGGCCTATTCGGTCGGCAGCCGTTTGAATACCGGGGTGCATGATCAAGGGGTCTGGCTGATGAGGGCAGAGACGAAGCTCCCCTCGACGCAAGAGGTCATTGCCCGGTTCATTGCGAACATGGAACGGATGAGAACCGAGCTGGTGACGGACAGCGAGTTGGCAGAAGCGAAAGAGGCCTATGTGAATTCGTTTGTCTTCTCCTTTGCCAGTTCGTCGGCGATCGTGGGGCGGCTGGTTGAGCTGGAATATGACGGGCTTCCCCATGACTTTCTCCAGCAATTGCGGACGCGGGTCGTGGCTTTGACGAAGGAAGAAATTCTGGCGGCGGCGAAGAAGCATTTCAATCCTGAGCGATTGACCATCGTGGCAGTCGGGGCGGGGGAGGCCTTGCCGAAGTTGCTGGGGGGATTCGGGGAGGTCCAAGAAGTGAAGGTGGCTCCGTAG
- the aat gene encoding leucyl/phenylalanyl-tRNA--protein transferase, with product MFRLSRNPRELCFPPVEQASPEGLLAVGGDLRPERLLEAYPHGIFPWYEEDQPILWWSPDPRAVLFPDKLHVPRSLDKTIRRGHFTVTLDTCFRDVMMECAGPRTQYPEGGTWITPAMIEAYTKLHELGHAHSIETWQEEKLVGGLYGVAIGGAFFGESMFSRATDASKVALVSLIRQLRAWRFQIFDCQQASPHVMRLGAVEIPRPVFLDHLNAALRLPDRRGRWQFDVP from the coding sequence ATGTTCAGGCTGAGCCGCAACCCCCGCGAATTATGCTTTCCTCCAGTTGAGCAGGCCTCGCCGGAAGGCCTGCTCGCCGTCGGAGGCGACCTGCGACCGGAACGGCTGCTCGAAGCCTACCCCCACGGCATCTTTCCCTGGTACGAAGAAGATCAGCCTATCCTCTGGTGGTCGCCCGACCCGCGAGCCGTGCTCTTCCCGGACAAACTCCACGTCCCGCGCAGCTTAGACAAGACGATTCGCCGCGGTCATTTCACCGTCACCCTCGATACCTGCTTCCGCGACGTGATGATGGAGTGTGCCGGGCCGCGCACGCAATATCCGGAAGGAGGGACTTGGATCACGCCAGCAATGATCGAGGCCTACACGAAGCTGCATGAGCTCGGCCATGCCCATTCAATTGAAACCTGGCAGGAAGAAAAGCTGGTCGGCGGGCTCTACGGAGTGGCAATCGGCGGAGCCTTCTTCGGCGAGTCGATGTTCTCCAGAGCGACCGACGCCTCGAAAGTGGCGCTCGTCTCTCTCATCCGCCAACTCCGCGCCTGGAGATTCCAAATCTTCGACTGCCAGCAAGCCTCGCCCCATGTCATGCGCTTAGGAGCAGTAGAAATTCCCCGGCCCGTTTTCCTCGATCACCTCAATGCAGCGCTGAGACTTCCAGATCGACGCGGGCGCTGGCAGTTTGACGTTCCGTGA
- a CDS encoding DUF1566 domain-containing protein produces MRSLLVIRICLIMVGMAVTSQALAADSSASSRFTLLLNGAAVKDNSTGLIWEQEPDREHDVWGSSVARCATKEVGGKKGWRAPSVDELKTLIDGSQHDPALPAGHPFSNIKSEIYWTATPHPTDDMVAWQISFFSGEPVTDQKSGTRRLWCLLGSSGE; encoded by the coding sequence ATGCGAAGCCTATTGGTAATTCGTATTTGTCTCATCATGGTCGGCATGGCCGTGACTAGCCAGGCCCTTGCAGCCGACTCCAGCGCCTCCTCTCGATTTACCCTGCTGCTGAACGGAGCAGCAGTCAAAGACAACAGCACCGGTTTGATCTGGGAACAGGAGCCGGATCGGGAGCACGATGTGTGGGGTTCATCCGTGGCCCGTTGTGCGACAAAAGAGGTGGGAGGGAAGAAGGGCTGGCGCGCACCCTCGGTGGATGAACTCAAGACCTTGATCGATGGATCCCAACATGATCCGGCTTTGCCGGCAGGCCATCCCTTCTCCAACATCAAGTCGGAGATCTATTGGACGGCGACGCCCCACCCGACCGACGATATGGTGGCCTGGCAGATTAGTTTTTTTAGCGGCGAGCCTGTGACAGACCAGAAATCCGGAACCAGGCGTCTTTGGTGCCTCCTGGGTTCGTCGGGCGAGTAA
- a CDS encoding MBL fold metallo-hydrolase, translating into MPLEDDFCDIIKKARIGQAWSVEKVARFTGLSGASVTALERGDQPRDKAEVRALAATLKLRLAPLEQIVFAQWVPQLTPSIPEIETIRGDINGYGVNGYIVHDSGEALLVDTAYNASVMIAWLESHRVRLTGICLTHGHADHAEGIQQLLARWPVSVYLGAEDVDLLRWKPSEGLVAPQDGRAIPVGRLTVHCLTTPGHTQGGICYRMDCGPRPVCFVGDTLFAGSIGKSVPHSLFPTHLDSVRQRLLKLPHDCILLPGHGPATTVREELDHNPFALDH; encoded by the coding sequence ATGCCCCTTGAAGACGATTTCTGCGACATCATTAAGAAAGCCCGCATTGGGCAGGCTTGGTCCGTGGAGAAGGTGGCTCGCTTCACCGGCCTTTCGGGGGCCTCTGTCACTGCGCTTGAACGGGGCGATCAGCCTCGTGACAAGGCAGAAGTGCGCGCCCTCGCTGCTACGTTAAAGCTTCGTCTTGCTCCCTTGGAACAGATCGTTTTTGCGCAGTGGGTTCCCCAACTGACTCCCTCGATCCCGGAGATCGAAACCATCCGGGGCGACATCAACGGCTATGGGGTCAACGGCTATATTGTGCATGATTCAGGCGAGGCGCTCCTCGTCGATACGGCCTACAACGCGTCTGTCATGATCGCTTGGCTTGAATCCCATCGAGTCAGGCTGACCGGCATCTGTCTGACGCACGGCCATGCGGACCATGCGGAAGGGATTCAGCAGCTTCTGGCGCGATGGCCTGTGTCGGTCTATCTGGGGGCTGAGGATGTCGATCTCCTGCGCTGGAAGCCCTCAGAGGGCCTCGTTGCGCCACAGGATGGCCGCGCCATTCCGGTCGGACGTCTCACGGTCCATTGTCTTACTACGCCAGGCCATACGCAGGGCGGCATCTGTTATCGGATGGATTGCGGGCCACGGCCTGTCTGTTTTGTCGGCGACACCCTCTTTGCCGGATCGATCGGAAAATCTGTCCCGCATAGCCTTTTCCCGACCCATCTGGATTCCGTGAGACAGCGCCTGTTGAAACTGCCGCACGATTGTATCCTTTTGCCAGGTCATGGGCCGGCCACGACGGTGCGCGAAGAGCTCGACCATAATCCTTTCGCCTTAGATCACTGA
- a CDS encoding cupredoxin domain-containing protein, with the protein MRGIVWLIGLAWLLAVPTSALSGDLDVESITVEIHGRTFIPDRVVLHAGRKTALRFRNHDTELHAVVAKELFLGINLNVGGNGAPEFGPDGLIRVIIPPDGLAEIQFTPAGVGTFPYRCDMPGHDMRAVIVVE; encoded by the coding sequence GTGAGAGGAATAGTCTGGCTCATAGGCCTGGCCTGGCTGCTGGCTGTTCCTACCTCTGCGCTTTCCGGCGACCTCGACGTGGAATCGATCACCGTCGAGATTCATGGACGGACGTTCATCCCGGACCGCGTTGTCCTCCATGCCGGACGCAAGACAGCGCTGCGATTCCGCAATCACGATACGGAGCTGCATGCCGTGGTGGCCAAGGAACTCTTCCTCGGCATCAACCTGAACGTGGGCGGCAACGGAGCCCCGGAATTCGGCCCCGACGGGCTCATCCGGGTCATCATCCCGCCTGACGGACTGGCGGAGATTCAGTTCACGCCAGCCGGCGTAGGAACGTTCCCCTACCGATGCGACATGCCAGGCCATGACATGCGCGCGGTAATTGTCGTCGAATAA
- a CDS encoding sigma-70 family RNA polymerase sigma factor, with protein sequence MATALKNRSQPLPAQGPDEFDTLYRDHVDLIYRYAHRLCGETEAAKDLVQETFLNAYRGLKNFRGEARISTWLYTIASRACMRMRRKRKGEPEHELSLDEFVPTSEGEFRLQIPTEGLSPEEALQNKELRQALDQAIDKLPKKYRMVLILRDMEGVSAKEVGTIMGLNERAVKSRLHRARLFVRRELSARGIIDENDHKSGGLRS encoded by the coding sequence ATGGCCACGGCTCTCAAAAATCGCTCTCAACCCCTCCCTGCGCAAGGGCCTGACGAATTTGATACGCTGTATCGAGACCACGTCGATCTGATTTACCGTTACGCCCATCGCCTGTGCGGAGAAACGGAGGCGGCAAAAGATCTCGTACAGGAGACCTTTCTCAATGCCTACCGGGGACTCAAAAATTTTCGCGGGGAAGCGCGGATCTCGACCTGGCTCTACACCATTGCGTCACGCGCCTGCATGCGGATGCGGCGCAAACGAAAAGGAGAGCCCGAACACGAACTCTCGCTCGATGAATTTGTGCCCACATCGGAAGGAGAGTTTCGCCTCCAGATCCCGACGGAAGGACTCAGTCCCGAAGAGGCGCTGCAGAACAAGGAGCTCCGGCAGGCCCTCGACCAGGCGATCGACAAACTGCCGAAAAAATATCGCATGGTCCTGATCCTCCGCGACATGGAAGGGGTAAGCGCCAAGGAAGTCGGCACGATCATGGGCCTCAACGAGCGCGCGGTGAAATCACGACTGCATCGCGCGCGCCTCTTTGTCCGGCGGGAACTCAGCGCCCGCGGCATCATCGATGAGAATGACCACAAGTCGGGAGGCTTGCGCTCATGA